From Mytilus edulis chromosome 8, xbMytEdul2.2, whole genome shotgun sequence, one genomic window encodes:
- the LOC139484051 gene encoding uncharacterized protein, whose protein sequence is MPSVDRSITPSMPSVDRSITPRMPSVDRSITPRMPSVDRSITPRMPSVDRSITHRMPSVDRIIPPSMPSVDIIIPPTIPSVDRIITHRIPSVDRIVPPSTTSVDRIIPSSMPSVDRLIPPSMPSVDRIIPPSMPSVDRSIPPSMPSVDRIIPSRMSSVDRSITHRMHSVDRIIPPSTPSVDRIKTI, encoded by the coding sequence ATGCCTAGTGTTGACAGAAGTATAACACCTAGCATGCCTAGTGTTGACAGAAGTATAACACCTAGAATGCCTAGTGTTGACAGAAGTATAACACCTAGAATGCCTAGTGTTGACAGAAGTATAACACCTAGAATGCCTAGTGTTGACAGAAGTATAACACATAGAATGCCTAGTGTTGATAGAATTATACCACCTAGCATGCCAAGTGTTGACATAATTATACCACCTACCATACCTAGTGTTGACAGAATTATAACACATAGAATTCCTAGTGTTGATAGAATTGTACCACCTAGCACGACTAGTGTTGACAGAATTATACCATCTAGCATGCCTAGTGTTGACAGACTTATACCACCTAGCATGCCTAGTGTTGACAGAATTATACCTCCTAGCATGCCTAGTGTTGACAGAAGTATACCACCTAGCATGCCAAGTGTTGACAGAATTATACCATCTAGAATGTCAAGTGTTGACAGAAGTATAACACATAGAATGCATAGTGTTGATAGAATTATACCACCTAGCACGCCTAGTGTTGACAGAATTAAAACCATCTAG
- the LOC139484052 gene encoding uncharacterized protein, which translates to MPSVDRIIPSSISSVDRIIPPSTPSVDRTIQSSMPSVDRIIPSSISSVDRIIPSSMPSVDRIIPPSTPSVDRIIPSSMPSVDRIIPSSISSVDRIIPSSMPSIDRIIPPTMPSVDRIIPPSMPSIDRIIPPTMPSVDRIIPPRMPGIDRIIPPTMPSVDRIIPPSMPRVDKIIPSSMSSVDRIVLSSMPSVDRIIPPSMPSVDRIIPPSMPSVDRIIPPTMPSVDRIIPSSMPSVDRSIPSNMPSVDKIIPSNMPSVDRSIPFNMPNVDRNIPPSMPSIHRIVPPSTPSVDRIIPSSMLSVDRIIPPSTPSVDRIIPSSISSVDRSKTHRMPGVDRIIPPSTPSVDRTLPSSMPGVDRIIPYSMPSVDRIIPLSTPNNDRIKTI; encoded by the coding sequence ATGCCTAGTGTTGACAGAATTATACCATCTAGCATCTCAAGTGTTGACAGAATTATACCACCTAGCACGCCTAGTGTTGACAGGACTATACAATCTAGCATGCCTAGTGTTGACAGAATTATACCATCTAGCATCTCAAGTGTTGACAGAATTATACCATCTAGCATGCCTAGTGTTGACAGAATTATACCACCTAGCACGCCTAGTGTTGACAGGATTATACCATCTAGCATGCCTAGTGTTGACAGAATTATACCATCTAGCATCTCAAGTGTTGACAGAATTATACCATCTAGCATGCCTAGTATTGATAGAATTATACCACCTACCATGCCAAGTGTTGATAGAATTATACCACCTAGCATGCCTAGTATTGATAGAATTATACCACCTACCATGCCAAGTGTTGATAGAATTATACCACCTAGAATGCCTGGTATTGATAGAATTATACCACCTACCATGCCAAGTGTTGATAGAATTATACCACCTAGCATGCCTAGAGTTGATAAAATTATACCATCTAGCATGTCAAGTGTTGACAGAATTGTACTATCTAGCATGCCTAGTGTTGACAGAATTATACCACCTAGCATGCCTAGTGTTGATAGAATTATACCACCTAGCATGCCAAGTGTTGATAGAATTATACCACCTACCATGCCTAGTGTTGACAGAATTATACCATCTAGCATGCCTAGTGTTGATAGATCTATACCCTCTAACATGCCGAGTGTTgacaaaattataccatctaaCATGCCAAGTGTTGATAGATCTATACCATTTAACATGCCTAATGTTGATAGAAATATACCACCTAGCATGCCTAGTATTCATAGAATTGTACCACCTAGCACGCCTAGTGTTGACAGGATTATACCATCTAGCATGCTTAGTGTTGATAGAATTATACCACCTAGCACGCCTAGTGTTGACAGAATTATACCATCTAGTATCTCAAGTGTTGACAGAAGTAAAACACATAGAATGCCTGGTGTTGATAGAATTATACCACCTAGCACGCCTAGTGTTGACAGAACTTTACCATCTAGCATGCCTGGTGTTGACAGAATTATACCATATAGCATGCCTAGTGTTGATAGAATTATACCACTTAGCACGCCTAATAATGACAGAATTAAAACCATCTAG
- the LOC139484053 gene encoding nuclear pore complex-interacting protein family member B5-like translates to MPSVDRIIPSSMPSVDRIIQPSMPSVGRIIPPSMPSVDRIIPSSMSSVDRCITHRMPSVDRIIPHGTPSVDIIIPSSMPSVDRIIPPSMPSVDRIIPSSMSSVDRSITHRMPSVDRIVPPSTPSVDRIIPSSMSSVDRIIPSSISRVDRSITHIMPSVDRIIPPSMPSVDRIIPSSMPSVDRIIPSSMPSVDRIIPPSMPSVDRIIPSSISSVDRSITHIMPSVDRIIPPSMPSVDRIIPPSMPSVDRIIPPSMPSVDRIIPSSMPSVDRIIPPSTPSVDRSITHRMPSVDRIIPPTMPSVDRIIPTACLVLTELYHLACLVLIESYNLACLVLVELYHLACQVLTELYHLACLVLIELYHLACLVLIELYHLACQVLTEV, encoded by the coding sequence ATGCCTAGTGTTGACAGAATTATACCATCTAGCATGCCTAGTGTTGATAGAATCATACAACCTAGCATGCCTAGTGTTGGTAGAATTATACCGCCTAGCATGCCAAGTGTTGACAGAATTATACCATCTAGCATGTCAAGTGTTGACAGATGTATAACACATAGAATGCCTAGTGTTGATAGAATTATACCACATGGCACGCCTAGTGTTGACATAATTATACCATCTAGCATGCCTAGTGTTGATAGAATTATACCACCTAGCATGCCTAGTGTTGATAGAATTATACCATCTAGCATGTCAAGTGTTGACAGAAGTATAACACATAGAATGCCTAGTGTTGATAGAATTGTACCACCTAGCACGCCTAGTGTTGACAGAATTATACCATCTAGCATGTCAAGTGTTGACAGAATTATACCATCTAGCATCTCAAGGGTTGACAGAAGTATAACACATATTATGCCTAGTGTTGATAGAATTATACCACCTAGCATGCCTAGTGTTGATAGAATTATACCATCTAGCATGCCTAGTGTTGACAGAATTATACCATCTAGTATGCCTAGTGTTGATAGAATTATACCACCTAGCATGCCAAGTGTTGACAGAATTATACCATCTAGCATCTCAAGTGTTGACAGAAGTATAACACATATTATGCCTAGTGTTGATAGAATTATACCACCTAGCATGCCTAGTGTTGATAGAATTATACCACCTAGCATGCCTAGTGTTGACAGAATTATACCACCTAGCATGCCTAGTGTTGATAGAATTATACCATCTAGCATGCCTAGTGTTGATAGAATTATACCACCTAGCACGCCTAGTGTTGACAGAAGTATAACACATAGAATGCCTAGTGTTGATAGAATTATACCACCTACCATGCCAAGTGTTGATAGAATTATACCAACAGCATGCCTAGTGTTGACAGAATTATACCATCTAGCATGCCTAGTGTTGATAGAATCATACAACCTAGCATGCCTAGTGTTGGTAGAATTATACCACCTAGCATGCCAAGTGTTGACAGAATTATACCATCTAGCATGCCTAGTGTTGATAGAATTATACCACCTAGCATGCCTAGTGTTGATAGAATTATACCATCTAGCATGTCAAGTGTTGACAGAAGTATAA
- the LOC139484054 gene encoding putative ankyrin repeat protein RF_0987 translates to MPSVDRIIPPSMPSVDRIIPPSMPSVDRIIPSSMPSVDRIIPSSMPSVDRIIPSSMPSVDKIIPPSMPSVDRIIPSSMPSVDRIIPSSISSVDRSITHRMPGVDRIIPPSMPSVDRIIPSSMPSVDRIIPSSMPSVDRIIPPSMPSVDRIIPSSM, encoded by the coding sequence ATGCCTAGTGTTGATAGAATTATACCACCTAGCATGCCTAGTGTTGATAGAATTATACCACCTAGCATGCCTAGTGTTGATAGAATTATACCATCTAGCATGCCTAGTGTTGACAGAATTATACCATCTAGCATGCCTAGTGTTGACAGAATTATACCATCTAGTATGCCTAGTGTTGATAAAATTATACCACCTAGCATGCCAAGTGTTGACAGAATTATACCATCTAGCATGCCTAGTGTTGACAGAATTATACCATCTAGCATCTCAAGTGTTGACAGAAGTATAACACATAGAATGCCTGGTGTTGATAGAATTATACCACCTAGCATGCCTAGTGTTGACAGAATTATACCATCTAGCATGCCTAGTGTTGACAGAATTATACCATCTAGTATGCCTAGTGTTGATAGAATTATACCACCTAGCATGCCAAGTGTTGACAGAATTATACCATCTAGCATGTAA